A genomic region of Enterococcus sp. 12C11_DIV0727 contains the following coding sequences:
- the dtd gene encoding D-aminoacyl-tRNA deacylase, producing MRAVIQRVTQAEVVIEQQSVGKIAQGFMILLGIHESDTIDDVAYLVRKISKLRVFEDNGGKMNLSLQEINGSILSVSQFTLYADTKKGNRPSFIEAARPEVAIPLYEQFNKQLKELAIPVETGEFGADMKVSLINDGPVTIIIDTKDK from the coding sequence ATGAGAGCAGTGATTCAGCGTGTAACACAAGCTGAAGTGGTGATCGAGCAACAAAGCGTTGGGAAAATCGCTCAAGGATTTATGATTTTATTGGGAATCCATGAATCAGATACAATAGATGATGTGGCTTATCTAGTTCGTAAAATCAGTAAACTTCGTGTATTTGAAGATAATGGTGGCAAAATGAATCTAAGTCTACAAGAGATTAATGGGAGTATTTTAAGCGTTTCGCAATTCACCTTGTATGCAGATACGAAAAAAGGCAACCGACCGAGCTTTATAGAAGCAGCTCGACCAGAAGTCGCAATTCCTTTATATGAGCAATTCAATAAACAATTGAAAGAATTGGCGATCCCTGTAGAGACAGGTGAATTTGGAGCTGATATGAAAGTATCATTGATCAACGATGGACCAGTCACGATCATTATTGATACAAAAGATAAATAA
- the folK gene encoding 2-amino-4-hydroxy-6-hydroxymethyldihydropteridine diphosphokinase yields MTISYLALGSNLGDRLETLQKAVKLLDQEPEIQVIKKSKLYETLPYGDVPQENYYNAVIQINTTYDPLQLLNKTQAIEKKLGRERLIHWGPRTLDIDILLMNGEKIATDRLTIPHKEMLKRSFVLVPLKDVYSEETYQGKSFDQLIATTGNQAEVWLSKESW; encoded by the coding sequence ATGACAATTAGCTATTTAGCTTTAGGGAGTAATTTAGGTGATCGCTTAGAAACGTTGCAAAAAGCCGTTAAATTATTGGATCAAGAACCTGAGATTCAGGTCATCAAAAAATCAAAACTTTATGAAACATTGCCATATGGTGATGTTCCTCAAGAAAACTATTATAATGCTGTAATTCAAATCAATACAACTTATGATCCTCTGCAATTATTAAACAAAACACAGGCAATTGAAAAAAAATTAGGCAGAGAGCGTTTGATCCATTGGGGACCGCGGACGTTAGATATTGATATTTTATTGATGAATGGTGAAAAAATAGCAACAGACCGTTTAACTATTCCACACAAAGAAATGCTTAAACGATCCTTTGTGTTAGTTCCATTAAAAGATGTTTACTCAGAAGAGACATATCAAGGAAAATCGTTTGATCAGTTGATCGCAACTACAGGGAATCAAGCAGAAGTTTGGCTTAGTAAAGAAAGTTGGTAA
- the folP gene encoding dihydropteroate synthase, giving the protein MIKEGYFTKKEPQIMGILNVTPDSFSDGGQFNELAKAMAHCEEMLAANVDIIDIGGQSTRPNYQEISAKEEKERILPIIRAVRKKTDKPISIDTYFPEVADAALAAGANVINDIKGLDTNGMIEIAQKYPDCGVIIMHSRPRRTELSVADDIQQFYQEKIELCQKSEIDSMRICFDPGIGFGKSQEENIEILKHPEAFRYQDYPLLYGVSRKRTIAALTNEADPTERDFGSIAASLFAVNKGIEIVRVHHVKGMRDTLNVWQTLSSK; this is encoded by the coding sequence ATGATAAAAGAGGGATACTTTACTAAAAAAGAACCCCAAATTATGGGAATCTTAAATGTGACACCTGATTCATTTTCAGATGGCGGCCAATTTAATGAACTAGCTAAAGCAATGGCTCACTGTGAAGAAATGTTGGCAGCAAATGTTGATATCATTGACATTGGTGGCCAATCTACACGTCCAAATTATCAAGAGATTTCAGCGAAAGAAGAAAAGGAAAGAATCTTGCCGATCATACGAGCAGTCAGAAAAAAAACAGACAAACCGATTTCAATCGATACGTATTTTCCAGAAGTTGCCGATGCAGCACTAGCAGCAGGAGCGAATGTCATCAATGATATCAAAGGGTTGGATACGAATGGTATGATTGAGATCGCACAAAAATATCCTGATTGTGGTGTGATCATCATGCATTCACGTCCAAGACGTACTGAATTATCAGTAGCTGACGATATTCAACAGTTTTATCAAGAAAAAATAGAACTTTGTCAAAAATCGGAAATTGATTCAATGCGAATTTGTTTTGATCCAGGAATTGGTTTTGGCAAATCACAAGAAGAAAATATAGAGATCTTAAAACATCCAGAAGCTTTTCGATATCAAGATTATCCGTTGTTATATGGCGTATCAAGAAAACGAACGATTGCGGCATTGACTAATGAAGCAGACCCAACAGAACGTGACTTCGGCTCGATTGCCGCTTCATTATTTGCTGTCAATAAAGGTATCGAGATCGTTCGAGTTCATCATGTCAAAGGGATGAGAGACACGTTGAATGTGTGGCAGACACTGAGTAGCAAATAA
- the folB gene encoding dihydroneopterin aldolase: MGKIRINNMKFYTKNGVLPEERILGQQLEVDVELRLSLDQAGKTDDVNDTVSYAEVNDQIAQRLTTHSYNLIEAVASAILDDIEAEHGKKLTSALVRVRKYSVPMPGVFDNIEIEMERDFI, translated from the coding sequence TTGGGAAAAATCAGAATCAATAATATGAAGTTTTACACTAAAAATGGTGTTTTACCAGAAGAACGAATTTTAGGCCAACAGTTGGAAGTTGATGTGGAATTAAGATTATCATTAGATCAAGCTGGTAAAACAGATGATGTGAATGACACCGTTAGTTATGCTGAAGTGAATGATCAAATTGCGCAACGGTTAACCACTCATTCTTATAACTTAATAGAAGCTGTCGCTTCAGCAATTTTAGATGATATTGAAGCAGAACATGGCAAAAAATTAACAAGTGCTCTTGTTCGTGTTAGAAAATATAGTGTACCAATGCCAGGAGTATTTGATAATATCGAAATCGAAATGGAAAGAGACTTCATATGA
- the folE gene encoding GTP cyclohydrolase I FolE, whose protein sequence is MDEKQLAVIEQAVKQILSAIGEDPDRAGVKDTPTRVAKMYKEVFSSLRAPEFDDYALFDSLNEDDMVLVKDIQFYSMCEHHLLPFYGKVHVAYIPDASKVLGLSKLPRLVENCAKRPSVQEDLTIMIANKLVEHVPVKGVAVAIEAEHMCMTMRGVKSPSSVTKTFHYQGVFKTDKECKNDFLKAIKA, encoded by the coding sequence ATGGATGAAAAACAATTAGCCGTAATTGAGCAGGCAGTAAAACAAATCCTAAGTGCAATTGGAGAAGACCCCGATAGAGCAGGCGTTAAAGATACACCAACTCGAGTAGCTAAAATGTATAAGGAAGTATTTTCTTCATTAAGAGCGCCAGAGTTTGATGATTATGCATTATTTGACAGTCTGAATGAAGACGATATGGTACTAGTCAAAGACATTCAATTTTATTCAATGTGCGAGCATCATCTATTACCGTTTTATGGGAAAGTCCATGTTGCTTATATCCCTGATGCAAGCAAAGTTTTAGGTTTAAGTAAGTTGCCCCGTTTGGTAGAAAATTGTGCCAAACGTCCAAGTGTACAAGAAGACCTAACCATCATGATCGCAAACAAATTAGTTGAACATGTACCTGTTAAAGGTGTGGCTGTAGCAATTGAGGCTGAACACATGTGTATGACGATGCGTGGTGTTAAATCACCTAGTAGCGTAACGAAAACTTTTCATTATCAAGGTGTATTTAAAACCGATAAAGAATGTAAAAATGATTTTTTAAAAGCAATCAAGGCATAA
- a CDS encoding RelA/SpoT family protein, with protein MPKEEIMTGPGVIKLVSKYMAPQHVAFVQKACDYAEKAHEGQVRQSGEPYFIHPIQVAGILAELRMDPHTVATGFLHDVVEDTDVTLEDLANEFGADVAMLVDGVTKLGKIKYKSHEEQLAENHRKMLLAMAQDLRVIMVKLADRLHNMRTLKHLREDKQRRIAQETIEIYAPLAHRLGISRIKWELEDTALRYINPNQYYRIVNLMQSKRDEREAYVEEAVEDIRLATEDLDIYAEIYGRPKHIYSIYRKMKDQKKQFNEIYDLLAIRVIVDSIKDCYAVLGAIHTKWTPMPGRFKDYIAMPKANMYQSIHTTVIGPKGNPVEVQIRTHEMHQIAEFGVAAHWAYKEGKTEKVDEDNDTKQLSWFREILELQDESYDASEFMESVKGDIFSDKVYVFTPTGEVTELPKGSGPLDFAYSVHTEIGNKTTGAKVNGKMVQLDYTLKNGDIIEVLTSPNSFGPSRDWLKMVATSKARNKIKRFFKVQDREVNIIKGHDAISKYLIEHGFTPKEFLSKTKMAEALDRFNFQTEDDLYAAVGYGEISAQVVFNRLTEKERKEQEIERQKQEAEELMTQPVKKESDKMKVRHEGGIVIQGVENLLVRISRCCNPVPGDEIVGYITKGRGVSIHRADCPNVQHQEELAQRLIEVEWEDTDNSNKEYDADLEIYGYNRSGLLNDVLQVISSMTKNLVSVEAKPTKNKMAMIHVTVKIQNLAHLKTIVDKIKNIPDVYNVRRTNG; from the coding sequence ATGCCAAAAGAGGAGATTATGACAGGACCTGGAGTCATTAAGCTCGTGTCAAAATATATGGCGCCTCAACATGTTGCGTTTGTTCAAAAAGCCTGCGATTACGCAGAAAAAGCGCATGAGGGTCAAGTTAGACAGTCAGGTGAACCTTATTTTATCCATCCAATCCAAGTGGCTGGAATTTTAGCTGAATTACGGATGGATCCACATACTGTTGCGACAGGATTTTTACATGATGTAGTAGAAGATACTGACGTAACACTTGAAGATCTAGCAAATGAGTTTGGTGCTGACGTTGCGATGTTAGTGGATGGTGTGACCAAACTTGGTAAAATAAAATATAAATCTCACGAAGAACAATTAGCTGAAAATCACCGGAAAATGTTGTTAGCAATGGCGCAAGATTTACGTGTGATTATGGTGAAATTAGCTGACCGCTTGCACAATATGCGCACATTAAAACATTTGCGGGAAGATAAACAGCGTCGGATTGCACAAGAAACAATCGAAATCTATGCACCGCTTGCCCATCGTTTAGGGATCAGCCGGATCAAGTGGGAATTGGAAGATACCGCACTACGCTATATCAATCCAAATCAATATTACCGAATCGTTAATTTAATGCAAAGTAAAAGAGACGAACGGGAAGCTTATGTTGAAGAAGCTGTGGAAGACATTCGTTTAGCGACAGAAGATTTAGATATTTATGCTGAAATTTATGGACGTCCAAAACATATTTACTCGATTTATCGCAAAATGAAAGATCAGAAAAAACAATTCAATGAAATTTATGATTTATTGGCAATCCGTGTAATCGTTGATTCGATCAAAGATTGTTATGCTGTCTTAGGCGCGATTCACACAAAGTGGACACCAATGCCTGGACGTTTTAAAGACTATATTGCAATGCCAAAAGCTAATATGTATCAATCGATCCATACGACCGTTATCGGACCAAAAGGCAACCCTGTAGAAGTTCAAATCAGGACTCACGAAATGCATCAAATCGCTGAATTTGGGGTTGCGGCTCACTGGGCTTATAAGGAAGGTAAGACTGAAAAAGTCGATGAAGATAATGATACGAAACAATTGAGTTGGTTCCGTGAAATTCTGGAACTGCAAGATGAAAGCTACGATGCTTCTGAATTTATGGAAAGTGTTAAAGGCGATATTTTCAGCGATAAAGTCTATGTTTTCACTCCAACTGGTGAAGTGACCGAATTGCCGAAAGGCTCTGGTCCGTTAGACTTTGCTTATAGTGTGCATACTGAAATCGGGAACAAAACAACGGGTGCCAAAGTCAATGGAAAAATGGTCCAATTGGATTACACACTGAAAAATGGAGATATTATTGAAGTTTTGACCTCGCCAAACTCCTTTGGTCCAAGTCGTGACTGGTTGAAAATGGTTGCGACCAGTAAGGCGCGGAACAAAATCAAACGATTCTTTAAAGTTCAAGATCGTGAAGTCAACATTATCAAAGGTCACGACGCTATCAGTAAGTACTTGATCGAACACGGTTTTACGCCAAAAGAATTTCTAAGTAAAACGAAAATGGCGGAAGCACTAGATCGTTTTAATTTCCAAACAGAAGATGATCTTTATGCGGCTGTCGGTTATGGGGAAATCAGTGCTCAAGTGGTCTTTAATCGTTTAACAGAAAAAGAGCGAAAAGAGCAAGAAATCGAACGCCAAAAACAAGAAGCAGAAGAATTAATGACACAACCTGTCAAAAAAGAATCCGATAAGATGAAAGTTCGTCATGAGGGCGGCATCGTGATTCAAGGTGTTGAAAATCTGCTTGTTCGTATCAGTCGTTGTTGTAATCCTGTTCCTGGGGATGAAATCGTTGGATACATCACAAAAGGCCGCGGGGTTTCAATTCATAGAGCTGATTGTCCTAACGTGCAACATCAAGAAGAACTCGCCCAACGCTTGATTGAAGTGGAATGGGAAGATACTGATAATTCGAATAAAGAGTATGATGCTGATTTAGAGATTTACGGCTATAATCGCAGTGGATTATTGAATGATGTCTTACAAGTCATCAGTTCAATGACTAAAAATTTAGTGAGTGTAGAAGCCAAGCCGACTAAAAATAAAATGGCGATGATCCACGTCACAGTGAAAATCCAAAATCTAGCACATTTAAAAACAATCGTGGATAAAATTAAAAATATACCGGACGTTTATAATGTCCGTCGTACCAATGGCTAG
- a CDS encoding metal-binding protein ZinT, whose translation MKTEKKKRYTALGIFLLGAILISGCTQNKHQEIANKNSETSQIPKEESVPDHQHKHTHDGEFEEEDVQNRTLQDWSGDWQSIYPYLLDGTLDEVLKHKAEEKKDKSFDEYKEYYTTGYKTDTQRIIVEENTIEIVKGETSQKAEYKYDGYKILTYGSGKKGVRYLFSTVDENSGAPKHIQFSDHNIKPTKAEHFHLYFGDESQDTLLKELENWPTYYKSDLSGADIVHDMLHHH comes from the coding sequence ATGAAAACGGAAAAGAAAAAAAGATATACAGCATTAGGCATTTTTTTATTAGGGGCTATACTGATTAGTGGGTGCACTCAAAATAAGCATCAAGAAATAGCAAATAAGAATTCTGAAACCAGTCAGATTCCCAAAGAAGAATCAGTGCCTGATCATCAACATAAGCACACACATGACGGAGAGTTTGAAGAAGAGGACGTTCAAAATAGAACTTTGCAAGATTGGTCTGGTGATTGGCAATCGATTTATCCTTATTTACTTGATGGAACGTTAGATGAAGTACTGAAACATAAGGCGGAAGAGAAAAAAGACAAAAGTTTTGATGAGTATAAAGAGTATTATACAACAGGCTATAAGACCGATACGCAAAGAATCATTGTCGAAGAAAACACAATTGAAATTGTTAAAGGTGAGACATCTCAAAAAGCAGAGTACAAATATGATGGGTATAAAATTTTGACCTACGGTTCTGGTAAAAAAGGTGTACGCTATCTATTTAGTACGGTTGATGAAAATAGCGGTGCCCCAAAGCATATTCAATTTAGTGATCATAACATCAAGCCAACGAAAGCTGAGCATTTTCATTTGTATTTTGGAGATGAGAGTCAGGATACGCTATTGAAAGAATTGGAAAATTGGCCAACCTATTATAAGAGTGATTTATCAGGCGCCGATATTGTCCATGATATGTTGCATCATCATTAA
- a CDS encoding choline/carnitine O-acyltransferase, translating into MEKYKEQLQPKLKKLPVPELYETLARLNEWISPLVTAEELAAFQTKAAIFSTSVGAQLQTELVEQMEQTTGSWLAPLWQKSYLESRGPLQSESNFALIIKEEYYDQIKSKEARAAQLIYQMTKIYLSLADGTYPIEFTKNNQHVDMSFYLNFFKSCRIPGNKQDSLYRGETQTTENYIMIFVNGVYFRLDVTDASGEIYPLEQLQENLNYIQSLEIIPKQGEELISYLTGVERESSYVLYQQLKQEEFNHQNLKQIEAALFILSFSKGKDESKEERITEVLLNTSHQFLSKTTQAVITKNGHIGFNMEHTAIDGVPTLNLLTKIVESFNDPAMKITTKCSSDLAKKMEWTLTSQMIDSLEAAHKLVEQENGSYSIKQRVISAIGKERMKQAKVSPDAFFHIALAIAQQRVFGKLRSVYEPVAMHMYYEGRTESARSISEEKKQFVEAFYNKNKRQNQEALVALFFEAAMAHSDRIIQCQNGKGVERHLFGLQKMTVRSKTETTTFTAEVLKILGDDFISTTGIPYNILESFSFGPVNKSGFGLYYGILEEEVILTISAKINREKEARQLLEGIEQAMIELTDLLAI; encoded by the coding sequence ATGGAAAAATACAAAGAACAATTACAACCGAAATTAAAAAAACTACCTGTACCGGAACTCTATGAAACCTTAGCTAGACTAAACGAATGGATTAGCCCTCTAGTCACAGCAGAAGAGCTAGCAGCTTTTCAAACAAAAGCGGCAATCTTTAGTACGTCTGTTGGAGCGCAGTTACAAACAGAATTAGTTGAACAAATGGAACAAACCACGGGTAGTTGGTTAGCTCCGTTATGGCAAAAAAGTTATTTAGAAAGTCGTGGACCTTTACAAAGTGAATCAAATTTTGCATTGATCATCAAAGAGGAATATTATGATCAAATCAAATCAAAAGAAGCACGAGCCGCTCAGCTGATTTATCAAATGACTAAAATTTATCTAAGTTTAGCTGACGGAACATATCCGATCGAATTTACCAAAAATAATCAACATGTAGATATGTCTTTCTACTTAAATTTTTTCAAAAGCTGTCGAATACCTGGAAATAAGCAGGATTCCTTGTATAGAGGAGAAACTCAAACAACTGAAAATTACATCATGATTTTTGTGAATGGCGTTTATTTTCGTTTAGATGTCACTGATGCATCAGGGGAAATCTATCCTTTGGAGCAATTACAAGAAAATCTGAATTATATTCAATCACTGGAGATAATCCCAAAACAAGGAGAAGAGTTGATTTCTTATCTAACTGGAGTTGAAAGAGAGAGTTCTTACGTGCTTTATCAACAACTCAAACAAGAGGAATTCAATCATCAGAACCTGAAACAAATTGAAGCTGCTTTGTTTATTTTAAGCTTTTCAAAGGGTAAAGATGAGTCAAAAGAGGAGCGCATTACCGAAGTTTTATTGAATACGAGCCATCAATTTCTGTCAAAAACAACCCAAGCAGTCATTACTAAAAATGGTCATATCGGTTTTAATATGGAGCATACTGCGATCGATGGTGTACCAACTTTGAACTTACTGACTAAAATAGTTGAATCATTTAATGATCCCGCTATGAAAATAACTACAAAATGTTCTTCTGATCTTGCTAAAAAAATGGAGTGGACTTTGACGAGCCAAATGATCGATAGCTTAGAAGCGGCGCACAAGCTCGTGGAACAAGAAAATGGTTCGTATAGTATCAAACAGCGAGTCATTTCAGCTATAGGAAAAGAACGAATGAAGCAAGCAAAAGTCAGCCCAGATGCTTTTTTCCATATTGCCTTAGCAATCGCACAGCAAAGGGTTTTTGGTAAGCTAAGATCGGTTTATGAACCAGTTGCAATGCATATGTATTATGAGGGACGAACGGAATCAGCTCGTTCAATCAGCGAAGAGAAAAAGCAATTTGTAGAAGCCTTTTACAATAAAAATAAGCGACAAAACCAAGAAGCGTTAGTCGCATTATTCTTTGAAGCTGCAATGGCGCATTCTGATCGTATTATTCAATGCCAAAACGGTAAAGGTGTGGAGCGCCATCTGTTTGGCTTGCAAAAAATGACAGTGCGTTCCAAAACAGAGACAACTACTTTTACTGCAGAAGTGCTTAAGATTTTAGGTGACGATTTTATCTCTACTACTGGGATTCCTTATAACATTTTAGAATCGTTTAGCTTTGGTCCCGTCAACAAAAGTGGTTTTGGTCTGTATTATGGTATTTTAGAGGAAGAAGTGATTTTAACTATTTCAGCTAAAATAAATCGTGAAAAGGAAGCAAGACAACTGCTAGAAGGAATAGAACAAGCGATGATTGAGTTAACGGATCTTTTAGCCATTTAA
- a CDS encoding non-canonical purine NTP pyrophosphatase has product MKIIVGTNNQGKLQEMQSAYPQDQIQFDSYTNYTKKECEIAETGKTYAENALIKARFYAEILGKPVLADDGGLEIEAFPELLGVETARFFKSGMTDTQKNRQLFRLFDEQNTVSRAISLHAVLVYAWPNGEYLLSGKELKGELTTKEVGEMGYGFDKIFYLPEKHKTLAQLPKAQRNDLSPRVSALKQLVGKLKEQKR; this is encoded by the coding sequence ATGAAAATCATTGTCGGTACGAATAACCAAGGCAAGCTACAAGAAATGCAGTCCGCTTATCCTCAGGACCAGATTCAGTTTGATTCATATACCAACTATACGAAAAAAGAGTGTGAGATCGCAGAAACTGGTAAAACATATGCTGAAAATGCACTGATCAAGGCTCGATTTTATGCGGAAATACTTGGAAAACCGGTATTAGCTGATGATGGTGGCTTAGAAATTGAAGCTTTCCCTGAACTCTTAGGCGTTGAGACAGCGCGATTTTTTAAATCTGGGATGACAGACACCCAAAAAAATCGACAGCTTTTTCGTTTATTTGACGAACAAAATACAGTATCACGAGCAATAAGTTTACATGCTGTATTGGTTTATGCTTGGCCAAATGGTGAGTATCTTCTTTCAGGAAAAGAGCTCAAAGGAGAATTGACAACAAAAGAAGTAGGCGAAATGGGCTATGGCTTTGATAAAATTTTTTATCTACCAGAAAAACATAAAACCCTTGCTCAGTTACCCAAAGCGCAACGGAATGATCTAAGTCCAAGAGTATCGGCATTGAAGCAATTGGTTGGAAAATTAAAGGAGCAGAAAAGATGA
- the hisS gene encoding histidine--tRNA ligase, which yields MSYQKPKGTNDLLPGTSEKWQFVEETARLIFRDYQYEEIRTPIFEHYEVISRSVGDTTDIVSKEMYDFYDKGDRHVTLRPEGTAPIVRSFIENKLFGPEFAKPYKTYYMGPMFRYERPQAGRLRQFHQIGAEAFGSVNPAVDVESMAMALDFFKQLGINQIRLVINSLGDKATRKVYRQALIDYLEPKAAELSEDSKRRLHENPLRVLDSKDKKDQAIVAEAPSILDYLSEASKEHFETVKTMLNELNIPFEVDSNMVRGLDYYTDTIFEVMSEAPGMGAQATICAGGRYDGLVEELGGPATPGFGFAMGIERILITMEAEGVAVPVINEIDAYVVGIGEQTNITSLKLVQAIRNFGFSADRDFMDRKAKAQFKTAAKLNAKLALTLGETELAEGVVNVKSMANRNEKAFPLSDIYERFDEVYDEMMTVMFDQ from the coding sequence GTGAGTTATCAAAAACCAAAAGGAACCAATGACTTATTACCAGGAACTTCCGAAAAATGGCAGTTTGTTGAAGAAACAGCACGTTTGATTTTTCGAGACTACCAATATGAAGAAATCCGTACGCCGATTTTTGAACACTATGAAGTCATTTCTCGCAGCGTAGGAGATACAACAGATATCGTGTCAAAAGAAATGTATGACTTTTACGATAAAGGGGATCGTCATGTAACCTTACGTCCAGAGGGAACAGCACCAATCGTTCGTTCTTTTATTGAAAATAAATTATTTGGACCTGAATTTGCGAAACCATATAAAACTTATTATATGGGACCAATGTTTCGTTATGAACGTCCTCAAGCAGGTCGTTTGAGACAATTCCATCAAATCGGAGCAGAAGCTTTCGGTAGCGTGAATCCAGCGGTTGATGTTGAAAGTATGGCAATGGCTTTAGACTTTTTCAAACAATTAGGCATCAATCAAATTCGATTAGTGATCAACTCTTTAGGCGATAAAGCGACAAGAAAGGTGTATCGTCAAGCGTTGATTGATTATTTAGAACCAAAAGCAGCTGAATTGAGTGAGGATTCAAAACGTCGTTTGCACGAGAATCCATTGCGTGTATTAGATAGTAAAGATAAAAAAGATCAAGCGATCGTAGCAGAGGCACCCTCGATTTTAGATTATCTTAGCGAGGCATCAAAAGAACATTTTGAAACAGTTAAAACAATGCTAAACGAATTGAATATCCCGTTTGAAGTGGATAGCAATATGGTTCGTGGGCTAGACTATTACACAGATACGATTTTTGAAGTAATGAGTGAAGCACCTGGCATGGGCGCACAAGCAACGATTTGTGCTGGTGGGCGTTATGATGGATTAGTTGAAGAATTAGGAGGACCTGCAACTCCTGGTTTTGGTTTTGCGATGGGAATCGAGCGTATTTTGATTACAATGGAGGCAGAAGGGGTTGCAGTTCCTGTAATCAATGAAATCGATGCTTATGTAGTTGGAATCGGTGAGCAAACAAATATTACATCGCTAAAACTAGTTCAAGCGATTCGTAATTTTGGTTTTTCAGCTGATCGTGATTTTATGGATCGTAAAGCCAAAGCGCAATTTAAAACAGCCGCTAAATTAAACGCCAAACTAGCATTGACATTAGGTGAAACTGAATTAGCAGAAGGCGTTGTAAATGTAAAATCAATGGCCAATCGTAATGAAAAAGCATTTCCACTATCAGATATTTATGAAAGATTCGATGAAGTCTATGATGAAATGATGACCGTGATGTTTGATCAATAA